In Verrucomicrobiia bacterium, the sequence TCGAAGTTTACCTCCGCGCTGATTTACCCGGCGTTCGTCGTCACTGCGGGCATTATCATCATGTTTTTGTTCATGACGAAAATGCTGCCGACCTTCATGGAAATTTTCAGCGGCATGAACATCGAGCTTCCCTTGCCCACGCGGATTTTGATCAAGATCAGTTACATCTTCAGTCATTTCTGGTGGGCCATGATTCTTACCGTGATCATCGTGGCGGCATTCATCAGGCGGTTTCAAGCGTCAGAAGAAGGCAAGCGCAAGATTGACCAATGGAAAATGACCGCGCCGGTTTTCGGTTTGGCGGTGCGCTTGAATTTATTCGGCCAATTCGCGCGCACGCTGGCCACGCTGCTGGAAAACGGCGTACCGGTGCTGACCGCCTTGCAGATCACCGAGCAGATCGTTCCCAATCGCATCGTCAAGGAAGCCATTGCGAAAACGCGCTCGGACGTCACCGATGGCAAAACCCTCGCGCAACCGCTGGCGCGCAGCAAAATTTTTCCGCAACTCATGGTTGACCTCGTGAAGATCGGCGAAGAAACCGGCAACGTCCCGGGCTCATTGCAGAACATCGCAGACACCTACGAAAGCGAACTCGCCACCGCGCTCAAAGTCATGACCAGCATGATCGAGCCGGTGATGATCGTCGTCATGTCGCTCGTCGTGGCGTTCCTGCTGGTGAGCATCCTCTCCGCGATGTTTGCCATGACTTCCAACATCGCCAAATGAAATCGGCGCGGTCCATCAACGGGGCGTTCACGCTCATCGAACTTATGTTGGTGGTCGCGATTCTGGGCATTGCGCTGACGATGGGTTATCCCGCCATCTCCAGTGCGCTGCATCGCCAGCCGATGACGCAAGCCGTGATGGACATCACTGAAGGCTGCCGCAAAGCGCGCGCCCACGCGATCCTGACCGACACCACAAGCGAGTTTAGAATTTACAGCGATGGCCGGATGGAAGTCGCCGATGCCCCGCCGGATGTGGCGGCCACGCTCGATTCCCCGCCCGGAAGCAACCCCGCACCGGCCAAGCCTGTCATCGTTACGGACAATGATTTGGCGGCTAAACCATCGTCACCTTTTTCCGGCCATCTGTCCGATTCCGTGGCGATCGAATTGATTGACGTGAACTTCACCGA encodes:
- a CDS encoding type II secretion system F family protein, encoding MPQFAYRARRRSGETVQGVLEVPDRTAALAQIERLGLFPIKVDASKGGVAAVAEAERPGGKRDLTALFPPAIRNFLQRKRKPKLQELATFTTQLANLLNSGMPLTVALNSMTHLTSKGIPAEVSKQLKQEVMEGKSLSNAMAQQPHVFSDLYINMVRAGEQSGSLVEVLRRLANHFERFAEVQSKFTSALIYPAFVVTAGIIIMFLFMTKMLPTFMEIFSGMNIELPLPTRILIKISYIFSHFWWAMILTVIIVAAFIRRFQASEEGKRKIDQWKMTAPVFGLAVRLNLFGQFARTLATLLENGVPVLTALQITEQIVPNRIVKEAIAKTRSDVTDGKTLAQPLARSKIFPQLMVDLVKIGEETGNVPGSLQNIADTYESELATALKVMTSMIEPVMIVVMSLVVAFLLVSILSAMFAMTSNIAK
- a CDS encoding prepilin-type N-terminal cleavage/methylation domain-containing protein, translating into MKSARSINGAFTLIELMLVVAILGIALTMGYPAISSALHRQPMTQAVMDITEGCRKARAHAILTDTTSEFRIYSDGRMEVADAPPDVAATLDSPPGSNPAPAKPVIVTDNDLAAKPSSPFSGHLSDSVAIELIDVNFTEFKDQDVARVKFYPNGTSDEFTVILFSASNGERRKITLECVTALAEVSAL